In Zymoseptoria tritici IPO323 chromosome 7, whole genome shotgun sequence, a single genomic region encodes these proteins:
- the CYP-49 gene encoding putative P450 monooxygenase (P450 monooxygenase with unknown function), producing MAEVFHPSLLLTAAVAGVATHIVYFQRCEYTRHMRTLVWLFLGAIAAGPLLLARFGAASITACILTNTALIGTFVTATILSTLFYRLFLNPLNRFPGPYLARLSNFWIAFHVGKDLNHHLKLEALHRQYGSIVRVGANRLSIIHPDVIDAGLKNDSVASKGPSYDHDHPHSNLHGLRDKKVHDKLRNNVWAPAFSDRALREYEPQVRVFVDKVLAQIAKREGQPMNLSMWFVLFSFDVMWALAFGKYYGYIDAGERHEMQNILDNAMAVLGLSLPQWFMRLLRMLPGDSTGHFKFVRYTNSELEDSVRNNFAQKDDAELKLPPGKVISSYLLEHYKKAPNPETNLMFQSDARLIVVAGSDSVATTTTFLFHELAKHPEIVSRIREDIRQILGDRSVEEYTDADGVRSKYLNGVINEALRLYPPSPAGVNRDTPPEGMRVGDVYIPGNVNFNMPGWITGRDESIYVRAHELIPERWYSQPELIKNRGAYAPFAKGSWGCIGKNLALMELRSMTANVLLRYDMRMAPGEDGWRLQHKSQDHGMMCLAPFEVVFTPVGANG from the exons ATGGCCGAAGTTTTCCACCCTTCACTACTGCTGACAGCAGCAGTCGCTGGCGTGGCGACGCACATCGTGTACTTCCAGCGATGTGAATACACGCGACACATGCGCACGCTCGTCTGGCTGTTTCTGGGTGCCATCGCCGCTGGTCCGTTACTGCTTGCACGATTCGGCGCTGCGTCCATCACAGCATGCATCCTAACGAACACTGCGTTGATCGGTACCTTCGTCACGGCTACGATACTCAGCACATTGTTCTACAGACTCTTTCTAAATCCTCTCAACCGCTTTCCCGGACCGTACCTTGCGCGACTCAGCAACTTCTGGATCGCCTTCCATGTCGGTAAAGACCTCAATCACCACCTCAAATTGGAAGCTCTTCATCG TCAATATGGCTCCATCGTCAGGGTAGGCGCAAATCGTCTGTCCATCATCCACCCTGACGTTATTGATGCCGGTTTGAAAAACGACAGCGTGGCTTCCAAAGGTCCATCGTACGATCATGATCATCCTCACAGCAACCTACATGGACTGCGAGACAAAAAGGTTCACGACAAGCTGCGAAACAATGTATGGGCACCGGCATTCTCCGATCGAGCGCTTCGCGAATACGAGCCACAAGTCCGTGTCTTCGTCGACAAAGTTCTTGCGCAGATCGCGAAACGAGAGGGACAACCCATGAATCTCTCCATGTGGTTTGTCTTGTTCTCATTCGATGTGATGTGGGCTCTTGCGTTTGGGAAGTACTACGGATACATTG ATGCAGGTGAGAGGCATGAAATGCAAAACATACTGGACAATGCGATGGCAGTTCTGGGCCTGTCACTCCCACAATG GTTCATGAGACTACTGAGAATGCTGCCGGGAGACTCGACCGGCCACTTCAAATTCGTTCGCTATACCAACAGCGAACTAGAGGACTCAGTCAGAAATAACTTCGCCCAGAAGGATGATGCCGAACTCAAGCTACCGCCTGGCAAGGTGATCTCATCGTACCTCTTGGAGCATTACAAGAAAGCACCGAATCCGGAAACAAACCTGATGTTCCAGTCAGACGCCCGATTGATCGTCGTTGCAGGCAGCGACTCCGTTGCGACTACCACGACGTTCTTGTTCCATGAACTTGCAAAGCACCCTGAAATTGTCTCACGCATCAGAGAAGATATCCGGCAGATACTCGGAGATCGCTCGGTCGAAGAATACACCGATGCGGACGGCGTGCGGTCCAAGTACCTGAACGGCGTGATTAACGAAGCACTGCGACTTTATCCACCCAGCCCTGCGGGCGTGAATCGGGACACACCGCCAGAAGGAATGAGGGTCGGCGACGTCTACATTCCCGGAAACGTCAATTTCAACATGCCCGGCTGGATCACGGGTCGAG ATGAATCAATCTACGTCCGTGCGCACGAACTCATACCCGAGCGGTGGTACAGCCAGCCTGAGCTCATCAAGAACCGCGGCGCCTACGCTCCCTTCGCAAAAGGATCCTGGGGTTGCATTGGCAAGAACCTGGCACTGATGGAACTTCGCTCCATGACTGCGAATGTCCTGTTGAGGTACGACATGCGAATGGCGCCGGGTGAGGATGGATGGCGACTGCAGCATAAGAGTCAGGATCATGGGATGATGTGTCTGGCGCCGTTTGAAGTTGTATTCACGCCTGTGGGTGCGAATGGTTGA